The Cellulomonas fulva genome includes a window with the following:
- a CDS encoding carboxypeptidase-like regulatory domain-containing protein: protein MRVDVEPRRAVASSGSPVTLVVTVSNPSELIAGYDVRVLGADPSWVRVDPPDLRLFPGETSAVAVTVTLPEGVPAGDRRFAVQVRDVADASLVAVEEVVLDVPAASRATVTLDPPTVTAGSAAVFSVLVHNAGNTVQHGRVVARDPEARTAFRFTPAQFSLPPGSSVSLALQARAKRPWLGDPVLRPFELRLDGPLAPPPDSPPAAAGVFVQKPRLARGLLGLLGLLLAVTVFAVVITIALSSVVGRSAADRDLALQVAQARQDTTATGTSSLAGSVVDISTGAVVPDVSVEAFGADPAAPLLTTATAEDGTFVLARLPAGDYTLRVSGAGFDETWYPAAPTQADAVPVTVAVDQAVTGLAVVVGGVPATVSGEVEGDDVAGATLTVQMPLDTGALEGVVPTEPGEAPSTSGAEGAVVRSVPIGAEGTFEVPDLPSPGVFDLVVTKEGFASTVQRVDVAAGEDRTGIELALLQGDGSIAGSVTGFDGGIGGATVVATSGQVVVETVTLTQDQVGSFVLRGLPTPGTYTVVVQADGYAPATQNLTLTAGQALTGVAVVLGRDEATLGGRVSVPGGDASGVSVTVTDGALTLQTVTQSTDPVGTWSLSGLRVPSTYTVTFARADLQSQVLSVAVDAFGSVTAGAPAADAVDATMRSARASVFGVVTQPPALDEDAVPVGNVKVTVSSGADERVVWTASTPADQAGYYVVDDLDPGTYTVTFARSGTRATSEIVVLEAAERREIPIELVAPASIGGRVTTSSGGAGGVAVLLYRASEYGTAAGPVRTTTADEDGYYAFDDVDAPENYILEVRVTQDGAVLATSRPLTLEASKHGTVNIRVPAT from the coding sequence GTGCGCGTCGACGTGGAGCCGCGGCGGGCGGTCGCCTCCTCCGGGTCGCCCGTGACCCTGGTGGTCACGGTCAGCAACCCCAGCGAGCTCATCGCGGGCTACGACGTCCGGGTGCTCGGCGCGGACCCGTCCTGGGTGCGGGTCGACCCGCCCGACCTGCGCCTGTTCCCCGGCGAGACGAGCGCGGTCGCCGTCACGGTCACGCTGCCCGAGGGCGTCCCCGCGGGCGACCGACGGTTCGCGGTGCAGGTGCGCGACGTCGCGGACGCCTCGCTGGTGGCCGTCGAGGAGGTCGTGCTCGACGTGCCGGCCGCGTCCCGGGCCACGGTCACCCTGGACCCGCCGACGGTCACCGCGGGCTCGGCCGCCGTGTTCTCCGTGCTGGTGCACAACGCCGGCAACACCGTGCAGCACGGCCGCGTGGTGGCGCGCGACCCGGAGGCGCGCACCGCGTTCCGGTTCACCCCGGCCCAGTTCAGCCTCCCGCCCGGGAGCAGCGTCTCGCTCGCCCTGCAGGCGCGCGCCAAGCGGCCGTGGCTCGGCGACCCGGTGCTGCGGCCGTTCGAGCTGCGGCTCGACGGACCGCTGGCGCCGCCCCCGGACAGCCCGCCCGCGGCGGCCGGCGTCTTCGTGCAGAAGCCGCGCCTGGCGCGCGGGCTGCTCGGTCTCCTGGGGCTCCTGCTCGCGGTCACGGTGTTCGCCGTCGTGATCACGATCGCGCTGAGCTCGGTCGTGGGGCGCTCGGCGGCCGACCGCGACCTCGCGCTCCAGGTCGCGCAGGCGCGCCAGGACACCACGGCCACGGGGACGTCCTCGCTCGCCGGCTCGGTGGTCGACATCTCGACCGGCGCGGTGGTGCCGGACGTCTCGGTCGAGGCGTTCGGCGCGGACCCGGCGGCGCCCCTGCTGACCACCGCGACCGCCGAGGACGGCACATTCGTCCTGGCCCGGCTACCCGCGGGCGACTACACGCTGCGCGTGAGCGGTGCGGGCTTCGACGAGACCTGGTACCCGGCCGCGCCGACCCAGGCCGACGCGGTGCCGGTCACCGTCGCGGTCGACCAGGCCGTGACCGGCCTCGCGGTGGTCGTCGGCGGCGTCCCCGCGACGGTGAGCGGCGAGGTCGAGGGCGACGACGTCGCGGGCGCGACCCTGACCGTGCAGATGCCCCTGGACACCGGCGCGCTCGAGGGCGTGGTGCCCACCGAGCCCGGTGAGGCGCCGTCGACCTCCGGCGCCGAGGGCGCGGTGGTGCGCAGCGTGCCGATCGGCGCCGAGGGCACGTTCGAGGTCCCGGACCTGCCGTCGCCCGGGGTGTTCGACCTGGTGGTCACCAAGGAGGGCTTCGCGAGCACCGTGCAGCGCGTCGACGTGGCCGCCGGCGAGGACCGCACGGGCATCGAGCTGGCGCTGCTGCAGGGCGACGGGTCGATCGCCGGGTCCGTCACCGGGTTCGACGGCGGGATCGGCGGCGCCACCGTGGTCGCGACGAGCGGGCAGGTGGTGGTCGAGACCGTGACGCTCACGCAGGACCAGGTCGGGTCGTTCGTGCTGCGCGGGCTGCCGACGCCCGGCACCTACACCGTCGTCGTGCAGGCCGACGGCTACGCGCCCGCCACGCAGAACCTCACCCTCACCGCCGGCCAGGCGCTCACGGGCGTCGCGGTGGTGCTCGGCCGCGACGAGGCGACGCTCGGGGGCCGGGTGAGCGTGCCCGGCGGCGACGCGAGCGGGGTGTCGGTGACCGTCACGGACGGCGCGCTGACCCTGCAGACCGTCACGCAGTCGACCGACCCGGTCGGCACGTGGTCGCTGTCCGGGCTGCGGGTCCCGAGCACGTACACGGTGACGTTCGCGCGCGCCGACCTGCAGTCGCAGGTCCTCTCGGTCGCCGTCGACGCGTTCGGCAGCGTGACGGCGGGCGCGCCCGCCGCGGACGCGGTCGACGCGACCATGCGGTCCGCGCGGGCGAGCGTGTTCGGCGTCGTCACCCAGCCGCCGGCGCTCGACGAGGACGCGGTGCCGGTCGGGAACGTCAAGGTCACGGTCAGCTCCGGCGCCGACGAGCGCGTGGTCTGGACCGCGTCCACCCCCGCCGACCAGGCCGGGTACTACGTCGTCGACGACCTGGACCCCGGGACCTACACCGTCACGTTCGCGCGGTCCGGCACGCGGGCGACCTCGGAGATCGTGGTGCTCGAGGCCGCCGAGCGGCGCGAGATCCCGATCGAGCTCGTCGCGCCGGCGAGCATCGGCGGCCGCGTGACGACGAGCAGCGGGGGAGCGGGCGGCGTCGCGGTGCTGCTCTACCGCGCGTCGGAGTACGGCACGGCCGCCGGCCCGGTGCGGACGACGACCGCCGACGAGGACGGGTACTACGCGTTCGACGACGTCGACGCCCCCGAGAACTACATCCTCGAGGTCCGCGTGACGCAGGACGGCGCCGTGCTGGCGACGTCGCGACCGCTGACGCTCGAGGCCAGCAAGCACGGGACCGTGAACATCCGGGTGCCCGCCACCTGA
- a CDS encoding carboxypeptidase regulatory-like domain-containing protein: MAEAPQRRRPAVSLLAEPGAHAAPGAVATLRVHARNVGTGPLDLVVTVLGLESGWPPVPVAVPAVPADATVTVELPVTPPVGAAGGDYPFVVQVESREPAGARRTAYVDATVHVDAASDLVLTVEPADARAVRSRRVQVVLANTGDRPTTVRLEARPEPGDVRVGLGAHQVDVPPHTSVRIPARASTRRPRVLGHARRGAYHVTATGTRAPQRFDASFTARPLLPGGALRVVAVIGVAVLWIGLVAAALPWVSGRFDGSGDTTAGRTTAPADPGDDGTGTDGDGSGTGTDGDGSGGGDSDGSGDGSGDGDAGADAEGVRVAGAVTSSDPSGVTVQVMPAATLADGATAFPDAGPGQAVPVVATDDTPVGKVSSLAVPVERSDEASERRSTVTGDDGTWAFAGLSATGRYLVVLSKPGYQTVRYWVTGAQAAAVPLEVALEPGRGRLSGVITGPDGAAGGVTVTLSDGTTTVTTRSATEGDVGRWEVDGLSTPTTYLVTASADQLGAQSQLVRLDAAGSASVDLRLSASATTLSGWVTGTTSTGGEGVGLGGVTVTATRGDQARSATTVTGDNPGSFVLPDLAVPGTYTVTVSADGYATQTRTLRLTAATDPTLHLALSSLGGTVDGSTRDDAGAPLAAVGLTLSGPAGTFKTMSASDGRGSFHLDGIPAGDYVLAAESFGHEPASAQVSVRSGKSSPVELELARLEGDGLTATAHVRGRVTDAGTGARITCANLEPDEECLVTVTTTVRPPGEDPSTLKVTASPDAPYELPAAGGGGLYPGLYHLRITVPGYEPGSVTVQVPMGETVEAATVALYPSPSIVGSVSARVGVVPAGTCVVAVDRGADAPGDDPCTEGDVAGSCASDAGACAFLGVNGGYEINRLSSGAYDVYVVPPAGSEFVRPDKVTATLTPGDVRRVDWTLDRLGVLFVNVLASTSTGSVLPAEGAQVWVVDADGDASAKVTANKQGLARIPSLGSGIYRVEARLGSSTGDQGNVSVGLNQEIQTQVVLSSPVGGVEGTVVTYLGAGVPSPVAQALVTVSGAVGYDGLTPLRDTAGPFETESDGSFRVCTVRPCTGGGGTIYLPLIQSQMDVTVSRTGYRTYQASDVSTLDPLLIELQPEGRHFTGSIAFDPASVPANASQLRFDVVTAPPGTGQISVTRSGSALLWSDSAQAEDPLGGRLIRPGHYELVASLPGYTSDTVEFDVPTAPEAVPPVAFSLVQDGQLRLSLVTADGADDGADPDRVENATVTVHRTGATTTLDTPPGSNVVDFGAVPAGSYRVEVRAAGFELFDAQVAVPAGSTAAIPVLVERLGTIVGRVQADVYGTRRDVPGAVVTATKGTEDFSVSSPTGAFTLTGTKAEPGLRQGTWDVEAELEGYTQTAPVQVAIPASSAGPDALTRTADVVMQAQPGSVQVFATDTAGPVDGLTMTLTYRSGDVVVPAISPTCTPTSAPSSTCTPTAGVYVFTALQPVTYTLNISGEGVAPLVVPVTAIAGDVRQIDVSITAPGAGVQGSVTQQNADGTSVPLDGETVRLLAQGADPDTATETTTVDGRYEFTRVPAGTYTISVETDDGLSAQRTLTLQSGQTLVVDLVVSERTYSLTVRVTATAGDLTGALVSITGGSVTPAAQPVVRTGAGVYATTFAQIPAGDWTATVSGPSGHLGTFAEDVSVPDENVVTIAVTETQLVLRATSAEADAPASITATVAPLSGADARSVVLPVGGGDTTLWLPRTGAKVTATAAGWDVTISPAATTTVPVGATFQVVTITLSALATATTLTAPATVDRGDQLSMTAAVTSGGNPVSTGSVRLQRLVAGEWQNQGGAVQLDGDGSVTLTASTTSWPLGSVSLRVLYGGSSGVAASQSGTETVTVRGATTTALAWATGTLTATVEAAVGSAVPTGTVRFELPNGNAVPSCGNVAVNASGVATCAYAQPAAATVITAEFTGTNSWLASDDDVTVPAAPPATP; encoded by the coding sequence ATGGCCGAGGCCCCGCAGCGGCGCCGCCCTGCCGTGTCCCTGCTCGCCGAGCCGGGGGCGCACGCCGCGCCGGGCGCGGTCGCCACGCTGCGGGTGCACGCCCGCAACGTCGGCACCGGACCGCTCGACCTCGTCGTGACCGTGCTGGGCCTCGAGAGCGGCTGGCCGCCCGTGCCCGTCGCCGTGCCGGCGGTCCCCGCCGACGCGACCGTGACCGTCGAGCTGCCGGTGACGCCGCCGGTCGGCGCCGCCGGCGGTGACTACCCGTTCGTCGTGCAGGTCGAGTCCCGCGAGCCCGCGGGCGCTCGTCGGACCGCGTACGTGGACGCGACCGTGCACGTCGACGCGGCCTCCGACCTGGTCCTCACGGTCGAGCCCGCGGACGCGCGCGCCGTGCGCAGCCGTCGCGTGCAGGTGGTGCTCGCCAACACCGGGGACCGCCCGACGACGGTGCGGCTGGAGGCCCGGCCGGAGCCCGGCGACGTGCGGGTGGGCCTCGGGGCGCACCAGGTCGACGTGCCGCCGCACACGAGCGTGCGCATCCCCGCCCGCGCGTCGACCCGCCGGCCCCGGGTGCTGGGGCACGCGCGGCGCGGCGCCTACCACGTGACCGCGACCGGGACGCGGGCGCCGCAGCGGTTCGACGCGTCGTTCACGGCCCGGCCGCTGCTGCCCGGCGGCGCCCTCCGCGTGGTCGCGGTCATCGGCGTCGCGGTGCTGTGGATCGGGCTCGTCGCCGCCGCGCTGCCGTGGGTCTCGGGCCGGTTCGACGGGTCGGGGGACACCACGGCGGGCCGGACGACCGCGCCGGCCGACCCGGGCGACGACGGCACCGGGACCGACGGCGACGGGTCCGGCACCGGGACCGACGGCGACGGCTCAGGCGGCGGTGACAGTGACGGGTCCGGCGACGGCTCAGGCGACGGCGACGCGGGCGCCGACGCCGAGGGCGTGCGCGTCGCGGGCGCGGTGACGTCCAGCGACCCGTCCGGCGTGACGGTGCAGGTGATGCCCGCGGCGACGCTCGCGGACGGCGCGACGGCGTTCCCCGACGCGGGACCGGGCCAGGCGGTGCCCGTCGTCGCGACCGACGACACGCCGGTCGGCAAGGTCTCCTCCCTCGCGGTGCCCGTCGAGCGGTCCGACGAGGCGAGCGAGCGGCGCAGCACGGTGACGGGCGACGACGGGACCTGGGCCTTCGCGGGGCTCTCGGCGACCGGGCGCTACCTCGTCGTGCTCTCCAAGCCCGGCTACCAGACGGTGCGCTACTGGGTCACGGGCGCGCAGGCGGCCGCGGTGCCGCTCGAGGTCGCGCTCGAGCCCGGCCGGGGGCGCCTCTCGGGCGTCATCACGGGGCCGGACGGCGCGGCGGGCGGCGTCACCGTCACCCTCTCGGACGGCACGACGACGGTCACGACTCGGTCGGCCACCGAGGGCGACGTCGGGCGGTGGGAGGTGGACGGGCTGTCCACGCCGACGACCTACCTCGTCACGGCGTCCGCCGACCAGCTCGGCGCCCAGTCGCAGCTCGTGCGGCTCGACGCCGCGGGGTCCGCGTCGGTGGACCTGCGGCTGAGCGCGAGCGCGACGACGCTGAGCGGCTGGGTCACCGGCACCACGTCGACGGGCGGCGAGGGCGTGGGCCTGGGCGGCGTGACGGTCACGGCGACCCGCGGCGACCAGGCGCGCTCGGCCACGACCGTCACGGGCGACAACCCCGGCTCGTTCGTGCTGCCCGACCTCGCGGTGCCCGGGACCTACACGGTCACGGTCTCCGCCGACGGCTACGCGACCCAGACCCGCACGCTCCGGCTCACGGCGGCCACCGACCCGACGCTGCACCTGGCGCTGTCCTCGCTGGGCGGCACGGTCGACGGGTCGACGCGCGACGACGCCGGCGCGCCGCTCGCCGCGGTCGGCCTGACGCTGAGCGGTCCTGCCGGCACCTTCAAGACGATGTCCGCCTCGGACGGCCGGGGCTCGTTCCACCTCGACGGCATCCCGGCGGGCGACTACGTGCTGGCGGCGGAGTCGTTCGGGCACGAGCCCGCGTCCGCGCAGGTCAGCGTGCGCAGCGGGAAGAGCTCGCCGGTCGAGCTCGAGCTCGCGCGCCTCGAGGGCGACGGCCTCACGGCGACGGCGCACGTGCGGGGCCGGGTCACCGACGCGGGCACGGGCGCGCGCATCACGTGCGCGAACCTCGAGCCCGACGAGGAGTGCCTGGTCACCGTCACCACGACGGTCCGGCCGCCGGGCGAGGACCCGTCGACGCTCAAGGTGACCGCGAGCCCTGACGCGCCGTACGAGCTCCCGGCCGCGGGCGGCGGCGGGCTCTACCCGGGGCTGTACCACCTGCGGATCACGGTCCCCGGCTACGAGCCCGGCAGCGTGACCGTGCAGGTCCCGATGGGCGAGACCGTCGAGGCGGCGACCGTCGCGCTCTACCCCTCGCCGTCGATCGTGGGCTCGGTCTCGGCGCGCGTCGGCGTGGTGCCGGCGGGGACGTGCGTCGTCGCGGTCGACCGCGGAGCGGACGCGCCGGGCGACGACCCGTGCACCGAGGGCGACGTCGCCGGGTCCTGCGCGAGCGACGCGGGCGCCTGCGCCTTCCTCGGGGTGAACGGCGGGTACGAGATCAACCGCCTCTCGTCGGGCGCGTACGACGTGTACGTGGTGCCGCCGGCCGGGAGCGAGTTCGTGCGGCCCGACAAGGTCACCGCGACGCTCACGCCCGGCGACGTGCGCCGGGTCGACTGGACGCTGGACCGCCTCGGCGTGCTGTTCGTCAACGTGCTCGCGTCGACCTCGACCGGCTCGGTCCTGCCCGCCGAGGGCGCGCAGGTCTGGGTGGTCGACGCGGACGGCGACGCGTCCGCCAAGGTGACGGCCAACAAGCAGGGGCTGGCCCGCATCCCGTCCCTCGGCTCGGGGATCTACCGCGTCGAGGCGCGTCTCGGCTCGTCCACGGGCGACCAGGGGAACGTCTCGGTCGGCCTGAACCAGGAGATCCAGACGCAGGTGGTGCTGTCCTCGCCCGTCGGCGGGGTCGAGGGCACGGTGGTGACCTACCTGGGCGCCGGGGTGCCGAGCCCCGTCGCGCAGGCGCTGGTCACGGTGTCCGGCGCGGTCGGGTACGACGGGCTGACGCCGCTGCGGGACACGGCCGGCCCGTTCGAGACCGAGAGCGACGGCAGCTTCCGGGTGTGCACCGTCCGGCCCTGCACGGGAGGCGGCGGCACCATCTACCTGCCGCTGATCCAGTCGCAGATGGACGTCACGGTGAGCAGGACCGGCTACCGGACGTACCAGGCGAGCGACGTCTCGACGCTGGACCCGCTGCTGATCGAGCTGCAGCCTGAGGGTCGGCACTTCACCGGCTCCATCGCGTTCGACCCGGCGTCGGTGCCGGCCAACGCGAGCCAGCTCCGGTTCGACGTGGTCACCGCGCCGCCCGGCACGGGCCAGATCTCCGTGACCCGCTCGGGCTCCGCGCTCCTGTGGTCCGACTCGGCGCAGGCCGAGGACCCGCTCGGCGGCCGGCTGATCCGTCCCGGCCACTACGAGCTGGTCGCGTCCCTGCCGGGGTACACCAGCGACACGGTGGAGTTCGACGTGCCGACGGCCCCCGAGGCCGTGCCGCCCGTGGCCTTCTCCCTGGTCCAGGACGGGCAGCTGCGGCTCTCGCTCGTGACCGCGGACGGCGCCGACGACGGGGCCGACCCGGACCGGGTCGAGAACGCGACCGTCACCGTCCACCGCACGGGGGCGACGACGACGCTCGACACCCCGCCCGGGTCCAACGTGGTCGACTTCGGCGCGGTCCCGGCCGGCTCCTACCGGGTCGAGGTGCGCGCCGCGGGCTTCGAGCTCTTCGACGCGCAGGTCGCGGTCCCCGCGGGCAGCACCGCGGCCATCCCGGTGCTCGTCGAGCGGCTGGGCACGATCGTCGGACGGGTGCAGGCCGACGTGTACGGCACCCGGCGCGACGTCCCGGGCGCCGTCGTCACGGCGACCAAGGGCACCGAGGACTTCTCGGTGAGCTCCCCGACGGGTGCCTTCACGCTCACCGGCACCAAGGCCGAGCCCGGCCTGCGCCAGGGGACGTGGGACGTCGAGGCCGAGCTCGAGGGGTACACGCAGACCGCGCCGGTGCAGGTCGCGATCCCGGCCTCGTCGGCCGGCCCCGACGCCCTGACCCGGACCGCGGACGTCGTCATGCAGGCCCAGCCGGGCTCCGTGCAGGTCTTCGCGACCGACACCGCCGGCCCGGTCGACGGGCTGACGATGACGCTCACCTACCGGTCGGGCGACGTCGTCGTGCCGGCGATCAGCCCGACGTGCACGCCGACCTCCGCACCCTCGTCCACGTGTACCCCGACCGCGGGCGTGTACGTCTTCACGGCGCTCCAGCCGGTCACCTACACGCTGAACATCTCCGGCGAGGGCGTCGCGCCGCTCGTCGTGCCGGTCACCGCGATCGCGGGCGACGTGCGGCAGATCGACGTGTCGATCACGGCCCCCGGCGCCGGCGTCCAGGGGTCGGTGACCCAGCAGAACGCGGACGGCACCTCGGTCCCGCTCGACGGCGAGACCGTGCGCCTGCTCGCGCAGGGCGCGGACCCGGACACCGCGACCGAGACCACCACGGTGGACGGCCGCTACGAGTTCACGCGCGTGCCGGCAGGCACCTACACGATCTCGGTGGAGACCGACGACGGGCTCTCCGCGCAGCGCACGCTGACGCTGCAGTCGGGCCAGACGCTCGTCGTCGACCTCGTCGTCTCCGAACGCACGTACTCCCTCACCGTGCGGGTGACGGCCACCGCGGGCGACCTCACAGGCGCCCTCGTCTCCATCACCGGCGGGAGCGTGACGCCCGCCGCCCAGCCCGTGGTGCGCACGGGCGCGGGCGTGTACGCGACGACGTTCGCGCAGATCCCGGCGGGTGACTGGACCGCGACGGTGAGCGGTCCGTCGGGTCACCTCGGCACGTTCGCCGAGGACGTGAGCGTGCCCGACGAGAACGTGGTCACCATCGCCGTCACCGAGACCCAGCTGGTGCTGCGGGCGACGAGCGCCGAGGCCGACGCGCCGGCGTCGATCACCGCGACCGTCGCGCCCCTCAGCGGGGCCGACGCGCGCAGCGTCGTGCTGCCGGTCGGCGGCGGCGACACCACGCTGTGGCTGCCTCGCACGGGCGCCAAGGTCACGGCGACCGCGGCGGGCTGGGACGTGACGATCTCCCCCGCGGCGACGACGACCGTGCCCGTGGGCGCCACGTTCCAGGTCGTCACCATCACGCTCTCCGCCCTGGCGACGGCCACGACGCTCACCGCGCCCGCGACGGTCGACCGCGGCGACCAGCTGTCGATGACCGCCGCGGTGACCTCCGGCGGGAACCCGGTCAGCACCGGCAGCGTGCGGCTGCAGCGCCTCGTGGCCGGTGAGTGGCAGAACCAGGGCGGGGCGGTCCAGCTCGACGGCGACGGCTCGGTCACGCTGACCGCGTCCACGACGTCCTGGCCGCTGGGCTCCGTGAGCCTGCGGGTGCTGTACGGCGGCAGCTCCGGCGTCGCGGCGTCGCAGTCCGGCACCGAGACGGTCACGGTGCGCGGCGCCACGACCACGGCGCTCGCCTGGGCGACCGGGACGCTCACGGCCACGGTCGAGGCCGCGGTCGGCTCGGCCGTGCCGACCGGCACCGTGCGCTTCGAGCTGCCGAACGGCAACGCGGTGCCGTCCTGCGGGAACGTCGCGGTCAACGCGTCGGGGGTCGCGACGTGCGCCTACGCCCAGCCCGCGGCCGCCACCGTGATCACCGCCGAGTTCACCGGCACCAACAGCTGGCTCGCCTCCGACGACGACGTGACGGTCCCCGCGGCACCGCCCGCGACCCCCTGA
- a CDS encoding carboxypeptidase regulatory-like domain-containing protein, whose product MRVSSTVERLDLPPGGTGVVPLEVVNTSAVIESLSVRALGVPEAQVRAEPPALALFPDAAGALTLTVGLPETFPAGTYPVTFVVSGHAAGGREAYHDVDIVVPAHPHVRLDATPSVVRTRGRAGFPVEVRNDGNVPLDVALRTAARDRTVRSSVVPSTLTVPPGAVATATVLVRGPRQLLGSDQDRPVTLLAEAPGAQGSLDLVLRQRSTFSRGLVTALVLLAIILLWALAFLLGMRQVLGTDPYTKVAPASFFAAAPAEGAAPAEGTAPVDGPAPSGALPKDGPLPAGVGATLTGTVRGAADDEGVGRLTVVALRHGRDGLVEVSSAATQADGTYTMSGLFPGGYLLRVQAEGYDEAWHPSARSEAGAKEVTAVASEVTDGADLVVTGDPATLSGTVETGDPDDDVTVEVTARPSWSGADPTQLWETTADASGAYTFTDLPAPGTYELTFVAEGYVPSTTTERVLGGQERFALDVRLGAGTGAISGTVTDGSSALGGVTVSTTIAGKTVEVGTPTVGEVGTFVLPNLPTPGTYVLTFSKDGFSTTTAVVDLGPGELRTDLAVALAGGTGTVTGRVLSSGGDGLGGVEITVGGASGGLSTTSLTAGDVGAFTLTGLEAGSSVTLTFSKAGYVAVTLPVTIPADGPADPVTATLSSALGGLEGRVTRAGSGLVGATVSATDGATVHTTTTTAGDGGSEAGRYVLPDLPVGVYTVTVTVDGQVVATTVATVTGGGRVTCDVRVGG is encoded by the coding sequence ATGAGGGTCAGCAGCACCGTCGAGCGGCTGGACCTGCCGCCCGGCGGGACCGGTGTGGTGCCGCTCGAGGTCGTCAACACCTCGGCGGTCATCGAGTCCCTCTCGGTGCGCGCACTGGGGGTGCCCGAGGCGCAGGTGCGCGCCGAGCCGCCCGCGCTCGCGCTGTTCCCGGACGCGGCCGGCGCGCTCACGCTGACGGTCGGGCTGCCGGAGACGTTCCCCGCCGGGACCTACCCCGTGACGTTCGTCGTGAGCGGTCACGCCGCGGGCGGGCGCGAGGCGTACCACGACGTCGACATCGTGGTCCCGGCGCACCCGCACGTCCGGCTCGACGCGACCCCGTCGGTGGTCCGCACGCGCGGGCGCGCGGGCTTCCCCGTCGAGGTGCGCAACGACGGCAACGTCCCGCTCGACGTCGCGCTGCGCACGGCGGCACGGGACCGCACGGTGCGCTCCAGCGTCGTGCCGTCGACGCTCACCGTGCCGCCGGGCGCGGTGGCTACCGCGACCGTGCTGGTGCGCGGCCCGCGCCAGCTGCTCGGCTCCGACCAGGACCGGCCGGTCACCCTGCTCGCGGAGGCGCCCGGCGCGCAGGGGTCGCTCGACCTGGTGCTGCGCCAGCGGTCCACGTTCAGCCGCGGCCTGGTCACCGCGCTGGTGCTGCTCGCGATCATCCTGCTGTGGGCGCTCGCGTTCCTGCTCGGGATGCGCCAGGTGCTCGGCACGGACCCGTACACCAAGGTCGCGCCCGCGTCGTTCTTCGCGGCGGCGCCGGCCGAGGGCGCGGCGCCCGCCGAGGGCACGGCTCCCGTCGACGGCCCCGCGCCCTCGGGCGCGCTGCCCAAGGACGGCCCGCTGCCTGCCGGCGTGGGCGCGACGCTCACCGGGACCGTCCGCGGCGCGGCGGACGACGAGGGGGTCGGCCGGCTCACCGTGGTCGCGCTGCGGCACGGCCGCGACGGCCTCGTCGAGGTCTCGTCGGCCGCGACGCAGGCCGACGGGACGTACACGATGTCCGGCCTGTTCCCCGGGGGCTACCTGCTGCGGGTGCAGGCCGAGGGGTACGACGAGGCGTGGCACCCGTCCGCCCGCTCGGAGGCCGGCGCGAAGGAGGTGACCGCGGTCGCGAGCGAGGTGACCGACGGCGCCGACCTCGTCGTGACCGGCGACCCCGCGACCCTGTCCGGGACGGTCGAGACGGGCGACCCGGACGACGATGTGACGGTCGAGGTGACCGCGCGCCCGAGCTGGAGCGGCGCGGACCCGACGCAGCTGTGGGAGACCACCGCCGACGCGTCCGGCGCGTACACGTTCACCGACCTGCCCGCGCCGGGGACCTACGAGCTCACGTTCGTGGCGGAGGGGTACGTGCCGAGCACGACGACCGAGCGCGTGCTGGGCGGGCAGGAGCGGTTCGCGCTCGACGTGCGGCTGGGCGCGGGCACGGGCGCGATCTCCGGCACGGTGACCGACGGCTCGTCGGCCCTCGGCGGCGTCACCGTCTCGACGACCATCGCCGGCAAGACGGTCGAGGTCGGCACGCCGACCGTCGGCGAGGTCGGCACGTTCGTGCTGCCCAACCTCCCGACGCCCGGCACGTACGTCCTGACGTTCAGCAAGGACGGCTTCAGCACGACGACCGCGGTGGTGGACCTGGGCCCGGGCGAGCTGCGCACGGACCTGGCCGTCGCGCTCGCGGGCGGCACGGGCACCGTGACCGGCCGTGTGCTCTCCTCGGGCGGCGACGGGCTGGGCGGCGTCGAGATCACCGTCGGCGGCGCGTCCGGCGGCCTGTCGACGACGAGCCTGACGGCCGGCGACGTCGGCGCCTTCACGCTCACCGGGCTGGAGGCCGGCTCGTCGGTCACCCTGACGTTCAGCAAGGCGGGGTACGTCGCCGTGACCCTCCCGGTCACCATCCCAGCGGACGGCCCGGCGGATCCCGTCACCGCCACGCTGTCCTCCGCGCTCGGCGGCCTCGAGGGACGGGTCACGCGGGCCGGCTCGGGGCTCGTCGGCGCGACCGTCTCCGCGACCGACGGCGCCACGGTGCACACCACCACGACGACCGCGGGCGACGGCGGCTCGGAGGCGGGCCGCTACGTCCTGCCGGACCTGCCGGTCGGCGTCTACACGGTGACGGTCACCGTCGACGGTCAGGTGGTCGCGACGACGGTCGCCACGGTGACCGGCGGCGGCCGCGTGACGTGCGACGTCCGGGTGGGGGGCTGA